One genomic window of Arachis hypogaea cultivar Tifrunner chromosome 8, arahy.Tifrunner.gnm2.J5K5, whole genome shotgun sequence includes the following:
- the LOC112707229 gene encoding uncharacterized protein translates to MLYATRYAILKLHRFLLPSSNLLAFMPYAYRTRLCLLHSQPLPSRDAYKFDNVEDAVALFNCKVDMHPQPSIVELTKILGTIVKMKYYATAIHLYTHMESKGILPFSVTLNIMINCYGHAGQMGFALSVMSKFVKWGFKPSAVTFTTLMKGLCLNGKILDALYIYGKIVAKGFWFDEVMYGTLINGLCKSGETRVALQRLWKMEGQFVKPNLVMYNIVVDGLCKDGLLNDALDLYFNMLGRGISPDIVTYTSLIYGFCHAGQWKEAGLLLNEIFVKDISLDVYTFNIIIDALCKEEMLLQAHDLCDVMILRGQQPNIITYTILMNGYCLNNKVDEARNLFDMVIERGVVPDVWSYNILIKGYCKINRVDEARNLMKDMFRKNIVPNIVTYNTLVDGLCKAGRISSAREIVNEMHYCGQPFPNVTTYNIILDFVCKNQHLDEAIRLFKSLVFERRFVPNVWSYNILISGYCKNKRLDGAMNLLQDMFKNLDPNIETYNILLHALCDRQQLGKAVILLNQIIDDDICPNLYTYKILVHGL, encoded by the coding sequence ATGTTGTATGCAACGAGGTATGCAATCCTTAAACTCCATCGCTTTCTTCTGCCATCATCGAACTTACTTGCTTTTATGCCATATGCCTACCGTACAAGGCTATGTCTTCTTCATTCACAACCACTTCCATCACGAGACGCTTACAAATTTGATAATGTTGAAGATGCTGTAGCTTTATTTAATTGCAAGGTTGATATGCATCCGCAGCCATCGATTGTGGAATTGACCAAAATCTTGGGAACGATTGTAAAGATGAAGTATTATGCCACGGCTATTCATCTTTATACCCATATGGAGTCAAAGGGCATCCTACCATTTAGTGTTACTTTGAACATCATGATCAATTGTTATGGCCATGCAGGTCAGATGGGTTTTGCACTCTCGGTAATGAGCAAGTTTGTTAAGTGGGGTTTTAAGCCAAGTGCTGTAACTTTTACTACACTAATGAAGGGGTTGTGTCTTAATGGTAAGATTTTGGATGCACTCTACATTTATGGTAAAATAGTTGCAAAAGGATTTTGGTTTGATGAAGTTATGTACGGAACTTTAATCAATGGACTGTGCAAGTCTGGAGAAACAAGAGTTGCTCTTCAAAGGCTTTGGAAAATGGAGGGTCAGTTTGTTAAGCCGAATCTTGTAATGTACAATATTGTTGTTGATGGTTTGTGCAAAGATGGACTTTTGAATGATGCACtggatttatattttaatatgcttGGTCGAGGAATTTCCCCTGATATTGTTACTTACACTTCATTAATATATGGTTTTTGTCATGCGGGCCAATGGAAAGAAGCTGGATTATTGCTGAATGAGATTTTTGTTAAAGACATCAGCCTAGATGTGTATACCTTTAACATAATAATTGATGCATTATGCAAAGAAGAGATGCTATTACAAGCCCACGATTTGTGCGATGTGATGATTCTAAGGGGCCAACAACCAAACATTATTACTTACacaattttgatgaatggatattGTTTGAACAATAAAGTTGATGAGGCAAGAAACTTATTTGATATGGTAATTGAAAGGGGTGTTGTGCCTGATGTTTGGAGTTATAACATCTTGATTAAAGGTTATTGCAAGATTAACAGAGTGGATGAGGCCAGGAATTTGATGAAAGATATGTTTCGTAAGAACATAGTTCCAAACATTGTAACTTACAATACTCTAGTTGATGGCTTGTGCAAAGCTGGTAGAATCTCGTCTGCAAGGGAGATTGTTAATGAAATGCATTATTGCGGTCAACCATTCCCTAATGTAACCACTTATAATATCATTTTAGATTTCGTGTGCAAAAACCAGCATCTTGATGAGGCAATTAGATTATTTAAAAGTCTCGTGTTTGAAAGACGTTTTGTTCCAAATGTTTGGAGTTACAATATCTTGATTAGTGGTTATTGCAAGAATAAAAGATTAGATGGAGCCATGAATCTTTTACAAGATATGTTCAAGAATTTGGATCCAAATATTGAAACTTACAATATATTGTTACACGCATTATGCGACAGACAGCAACTTGGCAAGGCAGTTATACTATTAAACCAAATTATTGATGATGATATTTGTCCTAATTTGTACACATACAAAATACTTGTACATGGTTTATAG